Proteins encoded together in one Streptomyces umbrinus window:
- a CDS encoding NAD(P)H-hydrate dehydratase: protein MRTAYSVETVRAAERELMARLPDGALMQRAAAGLAAACAGLLGRVYGSRVVLLVGSGDNGGDALYAGARLSRRGAGVTAVLLAPERTHTAGLDALRRAGGTIVRGADAAEEPIRRADLVVDGIVGIGGKGGLRPDAAPLADLARESRAAVVAVDLPSGVEADTGEVRGAAVRADLTVTFGTHKPGLLVDPAREYAGSVRLVDIGLSLPGDSELEALQHADVAALLPVPGAESDKYRRGVVGIVAGSARYPGAAVLAVAGALRGGAGAVRYVGPAGDAVIARFPETLVSDGSPERAGRVQAWVAGPGVGDDADSVAAVLKSDVPVLVDADGLRLADRDVVRARTAPTLLTPHAGEAAALLGVSRDEVEGARLTSVRELAAAYGATVLLKGSTTLVADPGGGAVRVNSTGTSWLATAGSGDVLSGLTGSLLAAGLGARDAGSVGAYLHGLAGRFAADGAPVGAYDVADAVREAWRDVMEG, encoded by the coding sequence ATGCGTACTGCGTACAGCGTGGAGACGGTCAGGGCGGCTGAGCGGGAGCTGATGGCACGGCTGCCGGACGGGGCGTTGATGCAGCGGGCGGCAGCCGGCCTGGCCGCAGCCTGTGCCGGGTTGCTGGGCCGCGTCTACGGCAGCCGGGTCGTGCTGCTCGTGGGGAGCGGCGACAACGGCGGCGACGCGCTGTACGCCGGGGCTCGGCTGAGCAGGCGCGGTGCGGGCGTCACAGCCGTGCTGCTCGCCCCCGAGCGCACCCACACCGCCGGGCTCGACGCCCTCCGGCGGGCGGGCGGCACGATCGTGCGAGGGGCGGACGCGGCCGAGGAACCGATCCGTCGCGCCGACCTCGTCGTCGACGGCATCGTCGGCATCGGCGGGAAAGGCGGCCTGCGGCCCGACGCCGCCCCCCTCGCGGACCTGGCCCGCGAATCCCGCGCCGCCGTCGTGGCCGTAGACCTGCCCAGCGGCGTCGAGGCCGACACCGGGGAAGTACGGGGCGCCGCCGTACGGGCCGATCTGACCGTGACCTTCGGAACGCACAAGCCAGGTCTCCTCGTCGACCCCGCACGCGAGTACGCGGGGTCCGTACGGCTCGTCGACATCGGGCTCTCCCTGCCCGGCGACTCCGAACTGGAAGCGCTCCAGCACGCCGACGTGGCCGCCCTGCTGCCCGTGCCCGGGGCCGAGAGCGACAAGTACCGGCGCGGGGTCGTGGGGATCGTGGCCGGGTCCGCCCGGTACCCCGGCGCGGCCGTGCTGGCCGTCGCCGGGGCCCTGCGGGGCGGGGCCGGGGCCGTACGGTACGTCGGGCCCGCCGGGGACGCGGTGATCGCGAGGTTCCCGGAGACGCTGGTGTCGGACGGTTCGCCCGAGCGGGCCGGCCGGGTGCAGGCCTGGGTCGCGGGGCCGGGGGTCGGCGACGACGCCGATTCCGTGGCGGCCGTGCTGAAGTCGGACGTGCCGGTCCTCGTGGACGCCGACGGGCTGCGGCTCGCGGACCGGGACGTCGTACGGGCCCGGACCGCGCCCACGCTGCTCACGCCGCACGCCGGTGAGGCCGCCGCGCTGCTCGGTGTCTCGCGGGACGAGGTGGAAGGGGCCCGGCTGACCTCCGTACGGGAACTCGCGGCGGCGTACGGGGCGACCGTGCTGCTCAAGGGGTCGACCACCCTGGTGGCCGACCCCGGGGGCGGAGCCGTGCGGGTGAACTCCACCGGCACGTCCTGGCTCGCCACCGCCGGGAGCGGGGACGTGCTGTCGGGGCTGACCGGGTCGCTGCTCGCCGCCGGGCTCGGGGCGCGGGACGCCGGCAGCGTGGGGGCGTACCTCCACGGGCTGGCGGGGCGGTTCGCGGCGGACGGGGCACCCGTGGGGGCGTACGACGTGGCCGACGCGGTGCGGGAGGCCTGGCGGGACGTCATGGAGGGCTGA